The Pseudomonas extremaustralis genome contains a region encoding:
- a CDS encoding DODA-type extradiol aromatic ring-opening family dioxygenase, whose product MLPSLFISHGSPMLALQPGASGPALARLAAELPRPKAIVVVSAHWESQELLVTGSAAPETWHDFGGFPRELFAVQYPAPGDPQLASEIVDLLRADGLNARIDDKRPFDHGAWVPLSLMYPAADIPVVQVSLPTRMGPALQTRVGHALASLRAQDVLLIGSGSITHNLGELDWHAGPESIEPWARDFRDWMVAKLAANDETALHDYRRQAPNAVRSHPSDEHLLPLYFARGAGGEFSVAHQGFTMGALGMDIYRFG is encoded by the coding sequence ATGCTCCCCAGCCTGTTTATCTCCCATGGTTCACCCATGCTCGCCCTGCAACCCGGCGCCAGTGGCCCGGCACTTGCGCGCCTTGCCGCGGAACTGCCAAGGCCGAAGGCAATCGTGGTGGTATCGGCGCACTGGGAAAGCCAGGAACTACTCGTCACCGGCAGTGCCGCCCCCGAAACCTGGCATGACTTTGGCGGCTTCCCCCGCGAATTGTTTGCCGTGCAGTACCCAGCGCCGGGCGACCCACAACTGGCGAGCGAAATCGTCGACCTGCTGCGCGCCGACGGTTTGAATGCCCGCATCGACGATAAACGTCCGTTTGACCACGGTGCCTGGGTGCCGCTGTCACTGATGTACCCGGCGGCGGACATACCGGTGGTGCAGGTTTCCTTGCCTACCCGCATGGGCCCTGCCCTGCAGACACGGGTCGGGCATGCGCTGGCCAGTTTGCGCGCGCAAGACGTGCTGTTGATCGGTTCCGGCAGCATTACCCATAACCTGGGAGAACTTGACTGGCATGCAGGCCCCGAGAGCATCGAGCCTTGGGCCAGGGACTTCCGTGACTGGATGGTGGCCAAGCTGGCGGCCAATGATGAGACCGCCTTGCATGACTATCGCCGCCAAGCGCCGAATGCTGTGCGCAGCCATCCCAGCGATGAGCATTTGCTGCCGCTGTACTTTGCACGCGGTGCCGGTGGCGAATTCAGCGTGGCGCACCAGGGCTTCACCATGGGCGCGCTGGGCATGGACATCTACCGCTTCGGCTAA